The proteins below come from a single Miscanthus floridulus cultivar M001 chromosome 1, ASM1932011v1, whole genome shotgun sequence genomic window:
- the LOC136463069 gene encoding uncharacterized protein, translated as MDIMAQAVTGLARGGHGGNGGNGGGAHRPKGPSSYQDFLKTHPLTFTSSNEPLDAELWLRILEQKFLLLDMADKQKEFTTTFQEFFIPAGVINRKVTEFLELRQGNMTVMDYVNKFNHLAQYAGIHVDSDDKKKDRFFHGLAPIFQEKLYTANYQTFGALMNAAIAMEGFQRESQARWKRKRVAARSSSHPHT; from the exons atggacatAATGGCACAAGCTGTCACGGGTCTCGCCCgcggaggccacgggggcaacggtgggaatgggggtggtgcccaccgTCCTAAGGGACCGTCCTcgtaccaggacttcctcaagactcacccactcACTTTCACCTCATCTAACGAGCCTCTAGATGCAGAGCTctggcttcgcattctagagcagaagtttctgctgCTCGACATGGCCGacaagcagaag GAGTTCACCACTACATTCcaagagttctttatccctgctggtgtcatcaaccggaaggtgactgagttcctagagctacgCCAGGGGAatatgacagtgatggactatgtgaataagttcaatcacttggctcagtatgctggcattcatgtggactctgatgacaagaagaaggaccgcttctttcatGGTCTCGCTCCCATCTTTCAAGAGAAGCTGTACACggcgaactatcagacctttggggcactgatgaatgccgccattgccatggagggttttcagcgggagtCCCAGGCCaggtggaagaggaagcgggtggcagctagatcctctagccaccctcacacatAG
- the LOC136541253 gene encoding xyloglucan endotransglucosylase/hydrolase protein 31-like encodes MARPCDLPAVQQAAALLLACTLALLAMQLPPCRAQQQQPPSPGYYPSGMFRPLGFSEAYRILWGSQHQTVSPDGKSLTLWMDSSSGSGFKSTRAYRNGYFGASVRVQPGYTAGVNTAFYLSNSEEYPGHHDEIDMELLGTVPGEPYTLQTNVYVRGSGDGTIVGREMRFHLWFDPTADFHHYAIIWNPDQILFLVDDVPIRRYERKTEATFPDREMWAYGSIWDASDWATDGGRYRADYRYQPFVSRFAGLMIGGCAADASTGCQPVPASPSGTTALSAQQEAAMRWAQRNSMVYYYCLDTSRDHALYPEC; translated from the exons ATGGCAAGGCCTTGTGATCTTCCGGCCGTGCAGCAAGCAGCTGCTCTTCTCCTAGCATGCACGCTTGCTCTGCTCGCGATGCAGCTGCCACCGTGCAgagcccagcagcagcagcctccGTCGCCGGGCTACTACCCCAGTGGCATGTTCAGGCCGCTGGGCTTCTCCGAGGCGTACCGCATCCTGTGGGGCTCGCAGCACCAGACGGTCTCGCCGGATGGCAAGTCCCTGACGCTCTGGATGGACAGCAGCTCCGGCAGCGGGTTCAAGTCCACGCGGGCGTACCGGAACGGCTACTTCGGCGCGTCGGTCAGGGTGCAGCCGGGGTATACCGCCGGCGTCAACACCGCCTTCTAC CTGTCCAACAGCGAGGAGTACCCGGGGCACCACGACGAGATCGACATGGAGCTGCTGGGGACGGTGCCGGGGGAGCCGTACACGCTGCAGACCAACGTGTACGTGCGCGGCAGCGGCGACGGCACCATCGTCGGCCGGGAGATGAGGTTCCACCTCTGGTTCGACCCCACCGCCGACTTCCACCACTACGCCATCATCTGGAACCCCGACCAGATCCT GTTCCTGGTGGACGACGTGCCGATCAGGCGGTACGAGAGGAAGACGGAGGCCACGTTCCCTGACCGGGAGATGTGGGCGTACGGCTCCATCTGGGACGCCTCCGACTGGGCTACCGACGGCGGCCGCTACCGCGCTGACTACCGGTACCAGCCGTTCGTGTCGAGGTTCGCCGGCCTCATGATCGGCGGGTGCGCCGCTGACGCGTCCACGGGCTGCCAACCAGTGCCGGCGTCGCCGTCGGGGACGACGGCGCTCAGCGCGCAGCAGGAGGCCGCCATGCGGTGGGCGCAGCGGAACTCCATGGTGTACTACTACTGCCTCGACACCTCTAGGGACCACGCGCTCTACCCCGAGTGCTGA